From the Alphaproteobacteria bacterium genome, the window CCGCAACTCGGCCAGACAGCGCGCCGGGTCGCCGCCGACGGCTGGCGCGCGGCTGGCTCTTTCCGGCTCGAACATGGCGCATCCGCCGAGCAGAAGCAGGAGGAGAGTGGCTGTCCAGAGCTTCAACATCTAGCCATTGTGAATGAAATGCGCTAAGTCCACAATCTGTTGATATACAGATAGAGGCGTTTTCCGTGATTCTGGCCCAGCTTTCCGATTTTCATCTGTCGAGTACGAACCCCGAGCGCACGGAACGACTGGCGCGGGCGATCAGCCATTTGCTGGCGCAAGATCCCAGGCCCGATGCGGTGGTCGTGACCGGCGACGTGGCCGACCGGGGCGAGCCTGCGATGTATGTCCTGGCGGCGGAAATGCTGGCGCGCTTGCCGATGCCGGTTTTCGCCGTTCCCGGCAATCGCGATTGGACGGAACCGTTTCGCCAGTCGATGGCGCCTTGGTGCGGCCCGGTTGAAAACGGTTTTCTCAATCATGAGGGCGCGATGGGCGATTTGCGCCTGATCGGCCTGGATAGCCGCCGCCCTGGCAGCCAGCAGGGCCAGTTTTCCGCCCAAAGCAAGGCTTGGCTGGAAGCGCGTCTGGCCGAGCAGCCAAATCGTCCCACCGTTCTTTTTCTGCACCACCCGCCTTTCAGAACGAAATTGCGCAATGGCAGCATCGGCCATCAGATCGAGGGGGTCGAGGCCCTGGACGCGCTGCTGCGCCAATATCCCAATGTGGTGCAGATTCTGTGCGGGCATCTGCATCGGATATACGCTGCGCCGGTGGCGGGCGTCATCGCCACCTCGGCCCCGTCGGTGGCCTATCAGGCCATCGTCGAACATTGGCACGAGAAGGAGGACGCCGACATCCGCCCAACCGCCACGCTCCATTATTGGACGGATGGGCAGTTGATCAGCCGGTTAAGCTGGTAAATTCCCCCGCATGGCGTCCAGCGTGGCGTCGGGGGCTTCGGTCATCATCATATGGCCCGAGCCTGGGATGATGACAAAACGCGCGCCCAAAATCATCCCCGCCAGTTCCTTGCCGCCCTTGGCGGGCGTCATCTGATCGGCCTCGCCCAGGATCAGAAGGGTGGGGCAGGCGACTTTCGCCGCCGCATCCGCGGCCCCCCTGTAATCGTTGCAGGCGGTCAGGCCATTGAAGATCACGCCCGGCTTCGAGCGAGCGATCAACTGATGCGTCTGGCCCAGCATCCACATGCCGGGCATTTTATGGGTGCCGAAATGATGCGGGCGGGCAAAACTCCATGAGGTCATGCAGCGGATCACTTCGTCCGTGCCTTCCTTGGCCGACGCCAGCATGTCGGGATGCACGGGCATTTTTTGCGCCGCTCCCAGCAGCGTCAGGCGCGAGACGCGCTCCGGATATCGGGCCGCCGCTTCCAGGCAGATCAAGGCGCCAAGACTGTGTCCGGCCAGCGCCGCCTGCTTCAACCCAGCCGCCTCCATGAAACGCGTCAGCCAATCGGCATAATCGCCGACATTGGCAAAGGCGGTTCCCTCGCTTTTTCCGTGACCGGGCAGGTCGATGGCCAGCACGTTCATGCCGTGATGGGCCAGCCAGCGGGCCTGCAACACCCACACGCTATGATCCATTCCGGCGCCATGCAGCAGCAGGATCGTGGGTTTTGAACCGTCGAAAGGCTTGCCGCCGGTGGCCGCGAATATCTTGTTTCCGTCCAGGGTGACGTCCATGTCAGCCCCCCTTCTGCGAGGCGTGCAGGGCCTGGGCTAGATCATCGATCAGGTCGTCCTGGTCTTCCAACCCGATCGACAGGCGGACCAGTTCCTCGCCGATTCCGGCCAGGGCCAGGGCCTCGGCATCCATCTGTTGATGCGTGGTGCTGGCGGGATGGATGGCCAGCGATTTGGCGTCGCCGATATTGGCCAGATGCGAGAAGATTTTCAGCTTCTCGATGAAGCGCGCAGCCGCAACCCGCCCGCCCTTGATGCCGAAAGTGACGATGGCGGTAATGCCCTTCGGGTACATTTCCTGGGCGCGCTCGTGGTCGGGGTGCTCGGGCAGATCGGGCGAATTGACCCAGGCCACGGCGGGAGAACATTCCAGATGGCGCACCACTTGGCGGGCATTGTGAATATGTCGCGCCATGCGGATGGGCAGGGTTTCCACCCCTTGCAGGATATGAAAGGCGTTGGTGGGGCTGATGCAGGCCCCGAAATCGCGAAGTCCTTCGGCTCTGGCGCGCTGGATGAACGCGGCGGGTCCGAATTCCTGGGCAAAATCCAGGCCGTGATAACCCGCATAAGGTTCCGTCAAGGTCGGGAACTTGCCGTCCGTCGCCTCCCAGTCGAAGTTCCCGCCATCGATCAAGATGCCGCCGATGGCGATCCCATGGCCGCCCAGATATTTGGTGGCCGAATGCATGACGATGTCGGCACCCATGGCGAGGGGGCGGCCCAGGGCCGGGGTGGTGAAGGTGGCGTCAATCATCAAGGGCAGCTTTGCGTTATGCGCAACCTGCGCGATTAATGGTGTGTCCAGCACTTCTAAATTGGGGTTGCCCACGGTTTCCGCGAAAACCAGCCTTGTTTCGGGGCGAATGGCCTGCCTGAAAGCCTCGGGGTCTCGGGGATCGACGAAACTGGCGGTAATTCCGAAGCGGGGCAGGGTGTGGGCCAGCAGGTTATAGCTGCCCCCATAGAGGGCGCGGGACGCCACGATATGGCCGCCCGATCCCATCAGTGTTGCGATGGCCAGATGCAAGGCGGCCTGACCCGAGGCGGTGGCGATAGCGCCAACGCCGCCTTCCAGGGCGCTTAAACGTTCTTCCAGAACCGCTACGGTGGGGTTGGAAATGCGTGAATAGATGTGACCGGCACGTTCCAGATTGAACAAGGAAGCCGCGTGATCGGTGTTTTTAAAGACAAAACTGGTGGTTTGATAGATCGGCACCGCCCGAGAGCCATGCTCGGGGTCAGGCTGCTGGCCCGCATGAAGGGCCAGAGTGTCGAACCGGATATGCTTTGGATCGGCCATGCAAATCCCCCTTTGGCGGCTTGGCGGCCCGACTATAGGTCTTTTGCCGCTTTGGAATCCAGCCGTTCTCAACCGATTGGTTTCCCTTAGGGAATGCTTGCAAATCGGCCCTGCAAAAAATATGGCTGGAAACCTGTCCATTTTTTTGTAAAAAAGACAGCTTGTTCCATAACAAGCCACGTGTGGTGAAGGCGGACGAAGCACCAGCCGCCAGTAAGGATGACTGAGCCTATGTCGAACCCGTTTCTTTCAGGCCTTCCAGAAGCGCAAGGCCTATATGATCCCTCGTTCGAGCGCGATGCCTGCGGCATCGGCTTCGTGGCGCATATCAAGAACAAGAAAAGCCACAAGATCGTCGCCGACGGGTTGGAGATTTTGAAACGCTTGGTTCACCGTGGCGCGGTGGGCGCCGATCCGCATGCGGGCGACGGGGCGGGAATCCTGGTTCAGATGCCCGACGCCTTCCTGCGCGCCGAGGCCGCCAAGCTGGGCATCACCCTGCCCGAACAGGGCCACTATGCCTGCGGCATGGTCAATCTGCCCAAGTCCGCCGCCGAGCGCGATCTGTGTGTGGCCGGTCTGGAGAGGGCGGTTGCCGAAGAGGGGCAGGTTCTGCTGGGCTGGCGCGACGTGCCGGTCAACGAGATGGCCTTGTCGGAAGGCGTGCGGGGAACGGCCCCGCTGGTTCGCCAGATTTTCATCGGGCGCAATGCCGCTCTGGCCAGCCAGGACGCTTTCGAGCGCAAGCTGATGGTGATCCGCAAGAAGTCGTTCAATCAAATCAACGAAAGCGGCGACGCCAAGCTGGCCGATTACTATCTGCCGTCGCTCTCGTCGCGCACCATCGTCTACAAGGGCATGTTCCTGGCCGAACAGGTCGGCGCCTTCTATCCCGACCTGCTGGACGAGCGGTTTGAATCCGCCCTGGCCCTGGTGCATCAGCGTTTCTCGACCAACACCTTCCCCACCTGGAAGCTGGCCCATCCCTTCCGCCTGATCTGCCACAATGGCGAGATCAACACCTTGCGCGGCAATTTGAACTGGATGACCGCAAGGCGCGGCACCATGAAGTCAGACGTGCTGGGCGACGATCTGAACAAGATCTGGCCGATCACGGTCGAAGGCCAGTCCGATTCGGCCAGTTTCGACAACGCGCTGGAACTGCTGCTGATGGGCGGCTATTCGCTGGCCCATGCGGTGATGATCATGATTCCCGAAGCCTGGGCGGGCAATCCGCTGATGGACGAGGAGCGCAAGAGCTTCTACGAATATCACGCCGCCATGATGGAACCCTGGGACGGTCCTGCCGCCGTCGCCTTTTCGGACGGGCGCCAGATCGGCGCTACGCTCGACCGCAATGGCCTGCGCCCGGCCCGTTACATCGTGACCAAGGATGATCGCGTCATCATGTCGTCGGAAGTCGGCGTGCTCGACATTCCGGAGTCCGAGATCATCCAGAAGTGGCGCTTGCAGCCGGGGCGCATGCTGCTGATCGATCTGGAAAAGGGCCGCCTGATCCCCGACGAGGAGATCAAGCGCGAACTGACCCGCGCCCATCCCTACAAAAGCTGGGTCAAGAAGACGCAGATCGTGCTGGAAGATCTTCCGGCGGCCGTGGCCCCCATGGCTCCCGATCCCCAGACGCTGCTCGATCGCCAACAGGCCTTCGGCTATACGCAAGAAGACATCAAGTTCCTGATCACGCCCATGGCCGTCACCGGCCAGGAAGCGGTGGGATCGATGGGCAATGATTCGCCGTTGGCCGTGTTGTCGGACAAGCCCAAGCCCTTGTTCAATTACTTCAAGCAGTGCTTCGCCCAGGTGACCAATCCGCCGATCGATTCGACGCGCGAGGAACTGGTCATGAGCTTGGTGTCCTTCATCGGCCCGCGTCCCAATCTGCTGGGCCTGACCGACGGCGACAGCAGGCAGCGCCTGGAAGTGCGTCAACCCATCCTGACCAATCAGGACCTGGAAAAAATCCGCGCCATCGAAGACGCCACCGACGGCGTATTCAAGGCGCGCACCATCGACATCACCTACAACGCCAGCGAAGGCGCTGGCGGCATGCAGAAGGCGCTTGAGCGCTTCAAGACCGAGGCCGACAAGGCGTTGGGCGAGGGCTGCAACATCCTGATTCTGTCGGATCGCAAGATATCCGCGGCGCGCATCGCCGTGCCGTCGCTGTTGGCGACATCGACCGTGCATCATCATCTGGTCAGGTCGGGCAGTCGTACCCGCGCTGGTCTGGTTGTCGAGACGGGCGAACCCAGAGAAGTGCATCATTTCTGCGTGCTGGCCGGTTACGGCGCCGAGGCGATCAACCCTTATCTGTTGTTCGAAACCATCGCCACCGTGCCGCTGCCCGAGGATTTGAGCGAATATGAAGTGCAAAAGCGCACCATCAAGGCGCTCGACAAGGCGGTGTTGAAGGTGATGGCCAAGATGGGCATCTCGACCTTCCAATCTTATTGCGGCGCCCAGATTTTCGACGCCGTTGGCCTGTCGCAGGAATTCCTCGACGCCTATTTCACCAAGACGTCCAGCCGCGTCGGCGGCGCCGGTCTTGCGGAAATCGCCGATGAAACCGTCAGGCGTCACGCCATCGCCTATGGCGACGACCCCATGTATCGCCTGTCGCTCGATCCGGGCGGCGACTACGCTTGGCGTTTGCGCGGCGACAATCATGCCTGGACGCCCGAGAGCATCGCGGCGCTGCAACATTCAGTGCGTGGCGCTGGCTTCGAGAAATTCCAGGAATTTTGCAAGCTGATCGACGAGCAGAGCGAGAAGCTGCTGACCTTGCGCGGCCTGTTCGACATGAAGTGGGCGCCAACGCCCGTTCCGCTTGACGAAGTGGAACCCGCCAAGGAGATCGTGAAGCGTTTCGCCACCGGCGCCATGTCGTTCGGCTCCATCTCGCGCGAGGCGCACACCACCCTGGCCGCCGCCATGAACCGCATCGGCGGCAAGTCGAATTCGGGCGAGGGCGGCGAAGAGTCCGAGCGCTACAAGCCGCTGCCCAATGGCGATCTGTTGCGTTCCGCCATCAAGCAGGTGGCCTCCGGGCGTTTCGGCGTGACCGCTGAATATCTGGTCAATGGGTCGGATATCCAGATCAAGATGGCCCAGGGCGCCAAGCCCGGCGAGGGCGGACAATTGCCCGGCCACAAGGTGGACGCCACCATCGCCCGCGTGCGCCATTCCACGCCCGGCGTGGGGCTGATCAGCCCGCCGCCGCATCACGACATCTATTCGATCGAGGATTTGGCCCAGCTGATCTACGATCTGAAGAACGTGAACCCCAAGGCGCGTATTTCGGTCAAGCTGGTCAGCGAGATCGGCGTCGGCACCATCGCCGCTGGCGTCGCCAAGGCCAGGGCCGACCACATCACGATTTCGGGTTATGACGGCGGCACCGGCGCAAGCCCGCTGACCGCCATCAAACATGCCGGTTCGCCCTGGGAAATCGGCTTGGCCGAGACGCATCAGACCTTGGTGCTGAACAAGCTGCGCGGTCGCGTCGCCGTGCAGGTGGATGGCGGATTGCGCACCGGGCGCGACGTGGTGATCGGCGCCTTGTTGGGTGCCGACGAATTCGGCTTCGCCACCGCCCCCCTGATCGCCGTCGGCTGCATCATGATGCGCAAATGCCATCTGAACACCTGCCCGGTCGGCGTGGCGACGCAAGATCCTGAATTGCGCAAGCGCTTCACCGGCCAGCCCGAGCATGTGATCAATTACTTCTTCTACATCGCCGAGGAAGTGCGCCGCATCATGGCGCGCCTTGGCGTGCGCAAGATGGAGGAGTTGACTGGGCGTTCCGATCTTTTGGACATGCGCAAGGCCATTTCGCATTGGAAGGCCAGGGGTCTTGATTTCAGCAAACTTCTCTATAAGCCGGAAGCGGGCAAGGGTGTCGCCATCCGCAAGAACGAGGATCAGGACCATCACCTGAACGAGGCGCTCGACAATCTGCTGATCGAGAAAGCCATGCCAGCCCTTGAGAAGGGAGAAGCGGTCGCCATCGACGTCAAGGTCACCAACGTCAATCGCACGGTGGGGGCCATGTTGTCGGGCGAAGTGGCCATGCGCCACGGCCATGCGGGCCTGCCGGAAGACACGATCCTGATCAACGCCAAGGGCACGGCGGGGCAAAGCCTGGGCGCTTTCCTGGCCCACGGCGTCGCGCTGACGCTTGAAGGCCAAGCCAATGATTATGTCGGCAAGGGATTGTCGGGCGGGCGCATCGTCGTCTATCCGTCGCCCGAGTGCAAAATCGTGGCCGAGGAGAACATCATCGTCGGCAATACCGTTCTGTACGGCGCCATCTCGGGCGAATGCTATTTCCGTGGCGTCGCGGGCGAACGTTTCGGCGTTCGCAATTCGGGCGCCCTGGCGGTTGTCGAAGGCGTTGGCGATCACGGTTGCGAATACATGACCGGCGGTGTCGTCGTCGTTCTGGGCAAGACCGGGCGCAATTTCGCGGCAGGCATGAGCGGCGGCATCGCCTATGTGCTGGACGAGGACGGCGATTTCGATCAACGCTGCAACCTGTCGATGGTCGAGCTTGAGCCGGTGAAGGACGAGTCGGAAGCCCTGGAAAATCTTGATCATCAGGGCAATGACTTGGAAGCGCATGGCCGCGTCGACGTCATGAGCGACATGTCGCGTTTCGATGCCCAGCGCTTGCATCAGGTCATCGAGAGCCACCACCGTTACACCGGCAGCAAGCGGGCGCACGACATCCTTCTCAATTGGGTCCATTATCTGCCCAAGTTCAAGAAGGTGATGCCGGTCGATTACCGGCGCGCGCTTACGGAAATGCAGGCGATGCAGTCTGGAAAGTCCGCCCCGGCGGCTCGTCCGGCGAAAGGACACTAAGATGGGCAAGCCCACTGGATTTATGGAATTCTCGCGCCAGGAGCGGACCTATGCGCCCGCTTCCGACCGCATCTCGCACTATAACGAGTTCGTGATCGGCCTTGATGACGCGGCGTTGTCGCGCCAGGGGGCGCGCTGCATGGATTGCGGCATTCCCTTTTGCCATTCCGGCTGTCCGGTGGCGAACGTCATCCCCGATTGGAACGATCTGATCTATAAGGGCCGCTGGAAAGAAGCGTTGGAGGCGTTGCACGCCACCAACAATTTCCCGGAATTCACCGGCCGCATCTGTCCGGCGCCTTGCGAACAGGCTTGCACGCTCAATATCGACGACGTGCCGGTGACCATCAAGACCATCGAATGCGCCATCATCGACCGTGCCTGGGAAGAAGGCTGGATCACGCCGCAAATCCCCGCCAAGCGCTCGGGAAAATCGGTTGCCGTCATCGGTTCCGGCCCGGCGGGTTTGGCCGCCGCCCAGCAACTGGCCCGCGCCGGTCATGAAGTGACGGTCTTCGAGAAGAACGCCAAGGCGGGCGGTCTACTGCGCTATGGCATTCCCGATTTCAAACTGTCCAAGTCGCTGATCGACCGGCGCGTCGCCCAGATGCGCGCCGAGGGCGTCGAGTTCCGCACCAAGGCGCATGTCGGACAGAATGTGGACGCCAAGGAATTGTTGGCCAAGTTCGACGCCGTGCTGCTGGCGGGCGGCGCCGAGCAACCGCGCGATCTGGCCGTGCCCGGACGCGAGCTTTCGGGCATTCATTTCGCCATGGATTTTCTGGGCCAGCAGAACAGGCGCGTCGGCGGCGAACAGTTCGATTGCGACGATATCTTCGCCACCGGAAAGCGCGTGGTGGTGATTGGCGGCGGCGACACGGGGTCGGATTGCATCGGCACCTCGGTGCGCCAAAGGGCATTGTCGGTCACGCAGATCGAGATCATGCCCAAGCCCCCCGAAAAGGAAAACAAGGCGCTCAATTGGCCGAATTGGCCCAACAAGATGCGCACCTCCTCGTCACACGAGGAAGGGTGCGAGCGCATGTGGAGCGTCGCCACCCAATCCTTCTTTGGCAAGAACGGCAAGCTGGCCGGTCTGAATGCCGTACAGGTGGATCAGAAAATGCAGCCGATTGCGGGAACCGAGTTCGTGATCGAGGCCGATCTGGCCTTCCTGGCCATGGGCTTCGTCTCACCGGTCAAGCAGGGGCTGCTTGACGCCTTGGGCGTGGGGTTGGATCAGCGCGGCAACGTGGCCGCTGATTACGAGGGCTTTGCCACCTCGGTGCCCAAAGTGTTCGCGGCGGGCGACATTCGTCGTGGGCAAAGCCTGGTCGTCTGGGCGATCCGCGAGGGCCGCAGGGCCGCCGCCGCCATCGACGCCTTCCTGGTCGGTTCCAGCGTTCTGCCCAGGTAAGCGATTCAGTCCTCGAAGATGCCCTCTGCCGCCTTGGGGTGGCAGGCTTGGCAATTGGCCAGCGTCTTGGCGCGGGCCAGCATGGGCGATCCTGGCTTGAACTTCTTGTGCTTGCGCTGGAAGCCATACGTCTCGGTCAGGCGCAGGGGCGCTTCGTCTCCGTTGACGCCCTTGATGAAGGGGCTGGGCCGTTCGGTTTTGGCGTCGCCAGCCCTGGCCAGCAGGGCTTCCTCAACCGCTTTCCTGCGGTCTTCGGTCAATCTGGCGTCGTCGCCGAAATGGTTGTCCAGGTTCGCCATGATCTTGCGCCACGAGGCCTTGGGCAGCCATCCCGCTGAAAAGGGTAAATGGCAGGAGGAACATTCCTTGACCAGCAGCGGGTCTTGGCCGGTTTGGGCGAAACTTGCCCCGCTGGCTGTGGATATGGCAAGAATCAGAAGGGCGGGGATTGGCCAGTTCATGAATGAATGCTCCAGAAGTTGACTGCGGGCATTCTTGCATTCGAAGCTGAACCCTGGCTGAACGGATCAGCTATTCCCCTTCAATCGGATGCGCAGCGCCCCCCACAGGCCCAGCCCGGAAACGACGGTCATGACCAGGAAGGCATGGCCTCCCAGCGCGTGATAAAGGGGGCCAGCGGCCAGCAGGCCGATTCCTTGCGCCACGCCCGCCACGCCCGACGAGTAAAGCCCCTGGGCGCGTCCGGAAAGCGAGAGCGGAATGTTGCGCGACAGGTAATGCATGCAGCCCAAATGGAAGGCCCCAAAGGTAAGGGCGTGCAGCGCCTGCGCGCCATACAGGGCGGGAAGCCAGGTGGTGAATCCCAGCACCGTCCAGCGCACCAATCCTCCCGCTCCGGCCAGAATCATCAGGCCCGCCGGTCCCAGCCGGTTCAAGACCTTGTTGCCTTGCGAGAATAGCAATATCTCCGCCAGCACGCCCAGCGACCAGAGGATGCCGATCGTAGTCTCGCCGATTCCCGCTTGGCGCCAATGCAGGGTGGAAAAGCCGTAATAGACCATGTGGCTGGTTTGCAGGGCGCTGGCGGTGGCGATGAACAATAGAAAGCGGCGGTCTTGAAACAG encodes:
- a CDS encoding cytochrome C; its protein translation is MNWPIPALLILAISTASGASFAQTGQDPLLVKECSSCHLPFSAGWLPKASWRKIMANLDNHFGDDARLTEDRRKAVEEALLARAGDAKTERPSPFIKGVNGDEAPLRLTETYGFQRKHKKFKPGSPMLARAKTLANCQACHPKAAEGIFED
- a CDS encoding O-acetylhomoserine aminocarboxypropyltransferase, whose protein sequence is MADPKHIRFDTLALHAGQQPDPEHGSRAVPIYQTTSFVFKNTDHAASLFNLERAGHIYSRISNPTVAVLEERLSALEGGVGAIATASGQAALHLAIATLMGSGGHIVASRALYGGSYNLLAHTLPRFGITASFVDPRDPEAFRQAIRPETRLVFAETVGNPNLEVLDTPLIAQVAHNAKLPLMIDATFTTPALGRPLAMGADIVMHSATKYLGGHGIAIGGILIDGGNFDWEATDGKFPTLTEPYAGYHGLDFAQEFGPAAFIQRARAEGLRDFGACISPTNAFHILQGVETLPIRMARHIHNARQVVRHLECSPAVAWVNSPDLPEHPDHERAQEMYPKGITAIVTFGIKGGRVAAARFIEKLKIFSHLANIGDAKSLAIHPASTTHQQMDAEALALAGIGEELVRLSIGLEDQDDLIDDLAQALHASQKGG
- the gltB gene encoding glutamate synthase large subunit, yielding MSNPFLSGLPEAQGLYDPSFERDACGIGFVAHIKNKKSHKIVADGLEILKRLVHRGAVGADPHAGDGAGILVQMPDAFLRAEAAKLGITLPEQGHYACGMVNLPKSAAERDLCVAGLERAVAEEGQVLLGWRDVPVNEMALSEGVRGTAPLVRQIFIGRNAALASQDAFERKLMVIRKKSFNQINESGDAKLADYYLPSLSSRTIVYKGMFLAEQVGAFYPDLLDERFESALALVHQRFSTNTFPTWKLAHPFRLICHNGEINTLRGNLNWMTARRGTMKSDVLGDDLNKIWPITVEGQSDSASFDNALELLLMGGYSLAHAVMIMIPEAWAGNPLMDEERKSFYEYHAAMMEPWDGPAAVAFSDGRQIGATLDRNGLRPARYIVTKDDRVIMSSEVGVLDIPESEIIQKWRLQPGRMLLIDLEKGRLIPDEEIKRELTRAHPYKSWVKKTQIVLEDLPAAVAPMAPDPQTLLDRQQAFGYTQEDIKFLITPMAVTGQEAVGSMGNDSPLAVLSDKPKPLFNYFKQCFAQVTNPPIDSTREELVMSLVSFIGPRPNLLGLTDGDSRQRLEVRQPILTNQDLEKIRAIEDATDGVFKARTIDITYNASEGAGGMQKALERFKTEADKALGEGCNILILSDRKISAARIAVPSLLATSTVHHHLVRSGSRTRAGLVVETGEPREVHHFCVLAGYGAEAINPYLLFETIATVPLPEDLSEYEVQKRTIKALDKAVLKVMAKMGISTFQSYCGAQIFDAVGLSQEFLDAYFTKTSSRVGGAGLAEIADETVRRHAIAYGDDPMYRLSLDPGGDYAWRLRGDNHAWTPESIAALQHSVRGAGFEKFQEFCKLIDEQSEKLLTLRGLFDMKWAPTPVPLDEVEPAKEIVKRFATGAMSFGSISREAHTTLAAAMNRIGGKSNSGEGGEESERYKPLPNGDLLRSAIKQVASGRFGVTAEYLVNGSDIQIKMAQGAKPGEGGQLPGHKVDATIARVRHSTPGVGLISPPPHHDIYSIEDLAQLIYDLKNVNPKARISVKLVSEIGVGTIAAGVAKARADHITISGYDGGTGASPLTAIKHAGSPWEIGLAETHQTLVLNKLRGRVAVQVDGGLRTGRDVVIGALLGADEFGFATAPLIAVGCIMMRKCHLNTCPVGVATQDPELRKRFTGQPEHVINYFFYIAEEVRRIMARLGVRKMEELTGRSDLLDMRKAISHWKARGLDFSKLLYKPEAGKGVAIRKNEDQDHHLNEALDNLLIEKAMPALEKGEAVAIDVKVTNVNRTVGAMLSGEVAMRHGHAGLPEDTILINAKGTAGQSLGAFLAHGVALTLEGQANDYVGKGLSGGRIVVYPSPECKIVAEENIIVGNTVLYGAISGECYFRGVAGERFGVRNSGALAVVEGVGDHGCEYMTGGVVVVLGKTGRNFAAGMSGGIAYVLDEDGDFDQRCNLSMVELEPVKDESEALENLDHQGNDLEAHGRVDVMSDMSRFDAQRLHQVIESHHRYTGSKRAHDILLNWVHYLPKFKKVMPVDYRRALTEMQAMQSGKSAPAARPAKGH
- a CDS encoding metallophosphoesterase, translated to MILAQLSDFHLSSTNPERTERLARAISHLLAQDPRPDAVVVTGDVADRGEPAMYVLAAEMLARLPMPVFAVPGNRDWTEPFRQSMAPWCGPVENGFLNHEGAMGDLRLIGLDSRRPGSQQGQFSAQSKAWLEARLAEQPNRPTVLFLHHPPFRTKLRNGSIGHQIEGVEALDALLRQYPNVVQILCGHLHRIYAAPVAGVIATSAPSVAYQAIVEHWHEKEDADIRPTATLHYWTDGQLISRLSW
- a CDS encoding glutamate synthase subunit beta, which codes for MGKPTGFMEFSRQERTYAPASDRISHYNEFVIGLDDAALSRQGARCMDCGIPFCHSGCPVANVIPDWNDLIYKGRWKEALEALHATNNFPEFTGRICPAPCEQACTLNIDDVPVTIKTIECAIIDRAWEEGWITPQIPAKRSGKSVAVIGSGPAGLAAAQQLARAGHEVTVFEKNAKAGGLLRYGIPDFKLSKSLIDRRVAQMRAEGVEFRTKAHVGQNVDAKELLAKFDAVLLAGGAEQPRDLAVPGRELSGIHFAMDFLGQQNRRVGGEQFDCDDIFATGKRVVVIGGGDTGSDCIGTSVRQRALSVTQIEIMPKPPEKENKALNWPNWPNKMRTSSSHEEGCERMWSVATQSFFGKNGKLAGLNAVQVDQKMQPIAGTEFVIEADLAFLAMGFVSPVKQGLLDALGVGLDQRGNVAADYEGFATSVPKVFAAGDIRRGQSLVVWAIREGRRAAAAIDAFLVGSSVLPR
- a CDS encoding alpha/beta hydrolase, with translation MDVTLDGNKIFAATGGKPFDGSKPTILLLHGAGMDHSVWVLQARWLAHHGMNVLAIDLPGHGKSEGTAFANVGDYADWLTRFMEAAGLKQAALAGHSLGALICLEAAARYPERVSRLTLLGAAQKMPVHPDMLASAKEGTDEVIRCMTSWSFARPHHFGTHKMPGMWMLGQTHQLIARSKPGVIFNGLTACNDYRGAADAAAKVACPTLLILGEADQMTPAKGGKELAGMILGARFVIIPGSGHMMMTEAPDATLDAMRGNLPA